The genomic DNA GTTAGCAGCACGGCAGATGCCGCAAACATCAGGGATGTTCCCGCGGGCAAGATTATTAATCCCGGTAGAATTTGCTGAAGATAGTCTGGCCCGAAGCCAGATAGTAGACCAAGCGCCACCGCTAGGAGGCCAAGGCCAATAACCATCGTGCGGTTAGCCCCGAACCGAAGCACCGCCCAGCCCGCAGGCCCGTTACCCAGGATCAACACCGCAAGATACGGTGTCAGAGCCATTGCTGTGGCAAGTGGGCTCCATTCCGGCCCGCCTTGCAGATAGAGTGCAAGAATGAAGGTCACGAGCGCCATGCTTGCTGCAGCCAGCATAATCCCGAGGCTTCCGATGACCCGCCGACGATCATCGAAAAAATCTGGCGGCAAAAGCGGCAGCTTGGCGCGCCGCTCCCGCCAAACAAATGCCACCACGGCCAGCACTGCTAGAGTGCCAAAGCCAGCTACTGAGAGAGACAGCCAATTGTGTTCGCTGCCCATACTTAAAGCATAACCTCCACTCGTGAAGGCCAACAGTGCAAAGATGGCACCTAGAATATCCAACCTTCCTCGCGGGGCTCGCGCAGATAGTACTGGGAAAATGCGTCCGCGTAGGGTCAGGGCGACAAGCGCCGTGACGCAGGGGACCGCGAACATCCAGCGCCAAGAAATCCAAGTGGTGAGTACCCCAGAAAGAACAACGCCAGCTGCCGCTCCGAGGACCGAAATTCCGCCCCATCGCGCCATAGCACGATCAAAATCTTGAGCATTGGGATAGAGAGCCGCAACATGAGTGACAGCAGCAGGAGCGATCATGGCGGCTGCAATCCCTTGCATGGCACGCATTCCCACAAGCACTTCAAAAGACGGAGACAATGCTGCACCGAGAGAGCTGAGCCCGAAACCCCAAAGGCCAATGTGCAGTACAGGTGTGCCGCCGAAACGATCACTCAGCCCACCACCGAGCAGGAGCAGGCCGCTATATGGCAGCCCATAAGAGACTTGCAGCAGTATAAGTTCGGATGTGTTGAGCCCAAACTCTGTTCCGATGTGGGGCAACGGCACCGCAATAAGAGTGATTGTAAAAATCAGAACCGCTTGGACCAGCGCCAGCAACACAAAGGCAAGCAGCGGCGATGTGCTTGGTGGATTGGTGGTATGCGAGATTGTCATGGACCTGAAACTCCGTTGATATTTTGCTGAAGTACTATATGTACAACTTCAAGCCAACTTGAGGTCAAGGCCATGTTAGATATTTCTGAACTTTCCCGACGTACCGGGTTCCCCGCTTCGAAGCTGCGGTACTACGAAGAGGTCGGACTTATCCGATCAATAGGACGTAAGGGGTTGAAACGGCTGTTTGAAGAGGAGGTAACAACGCGATTGGCGTTGATCGCACTTGGGCAGACGGCAGGCTTTTCTCTTGCTGAGATACGCGCATTGATCGGCGTGGAGGGGCAACCTGATTTGGATCGCTCCGCCCTTGGGCAGAAAGCCGATATGCTTGACTCTCAGATCCAAGAGTTGGCCGCCCTAAGAGACGGAATTCGGCATATTATGAATTGTTCCGCAGAGCACCACTTGGACTGCCCTCGATTCCGACGCATTTTACGGGTGGCAATGAAGAGAAAAGCGTAAAGCGGAGCATTTCCACGGCGGAAGAGATGACTGCATTAAAGTGAGCGGCGATAAAGGCGGTTCTGAACCGCCATTTGCTATGGTTTAACAAACGATGGTTTTTGGACTCTTTCGAATGGCAGTTGCCAGCCCTTCTTGAATATTCGATCCGCGGCCAATATAGTGTTAATTCCAATTTGAGAGTGAATGAAGATGGACAAGCGCCACCGGTAATCCGGCTAACCGCATTTGACGAGCGCATCGCTTTAGGCGAACGGCGCTCGAAATCTATCTTCAGTTCCACAAAGGAAATCCTATGCCTAAACTAACTGGAAAAACCGCCCTCGTGACCGGTGCCGCACGCGGTATCGGCGCGGCCATTGCCCATGCTTTCTTACATGAAGGCGCAGAGGTTATTGTCACCGATATCAATGTTGAGGTTGGTCAAGCAACCGCTGATTCAATGGGCGCTACCTTCGCTCGCTTAGACGTTGCCTCGGAGGCAGACTGGACCGCTATCACAGAACATTTCCCGACCCTTGATGTGCTCGTAAATAACGCGGGTGTCACAGGTCTGGAGGGGCCGTTCGACGGGCCACCACCTGCCCACGATCCCGAAAATGCACAGCTTGCAGACTGGCACGCCGTCCACGCCATAAATCTTGACGGCACGTTTCTCGGTTGCCGCTATGCAATTCGCGCCATGCGCAGAAAGGGTGCTGGCTCTATCATTAATATTTCGTCGCGTTCGGGGCTAGTAGGGGTTCCAATGGCGGCGGCCTATGCTTCATCTAAATCCGCCATACGAAATCATACCAAAAGTGTGGCGCTTTATTGTGCGAGCCAAGGTCTAAAAATTCGCTGCAATTCAATCCATCCAGCGGCGATCATGACCCCCATGTGGGAGCCGATGCTCTGCAATGGACCTGATCGGGAGAAACGTGAAGCTGCGATGGTTGCTGATACGCCTATGCGGCGTTTTGGAACGCCGGAAGAAGTAGCTGCGATTGCCGTGCTGTTGGCCTCTGATGATGCCGCCTACATGACCGGAGCAGAGCTCACCGTCGATGGAGGTATCCTGGCGGGATCGGCGGCTACACCCGGTAGCTGAAAAACTGAGGGCGGGGAATGTCTCATCCCTGCTCTCATGCCATTTCGGTTCAGCAAACCCTTGTTTTTGGCGCTGATCTAGGCGCAGAATTTAGTCGTTATTTACGTGTCTCTAGGACTATCGACGAAATCGAGGATGTAATCATATTGCTTACCCCGACCTTGTCGTTGAGGTCTGTTAAATCCCTGGGTGTTGGGACAAGGCATCTGGCAATTGCATCAATATCTCCCGACAGGGACTGCACTTCCTGAACACCCTTAAGAGACGCAAGCCAATCTAGCGCCTGATTACATGGGCGTATAGCAATCTTGATGAAAAGCAGGGCGCTGATCAGCCCTGGCTGACCTAAAGAATAATCGGTAAAATACCCGGTGATGACGCCGTCTGTTTCGAGCTTTGTGACGCGATCTTGGATAGCTGTCCTCGACAAGCCAATCTCACGCCCCAGTGCCGCGAAACTCATCCGAGCGTCCCGCTCCAATACTGCCAATATCCTTTGATCTGTTTTGTCCAAACTCAATTTCCTCGGTTCGCAACCCCATCACGTCGGTTCGCAACTATGTTCTTCCGCGCCCTTGACCCAGAGTAGGTCTCAAATGAGGAGAACGTTAGATGGAAAAGATCACCGCAAGCGAATTTACTGGCTCACACGCATGGGATGCACGCGATATCGAACGAATTGAAGACGCGACTGTACGGCTTCATTGGACCGATGCGCCCTACATATGGCACGTAAATGA from Octadecabacter antarcticus 307 includes the following:
- a CDS encoding Lrp/AsnC family transcriptional regulator; protein product: MDKTDQRILAVLERDARMSFAALGREIGLSRTAIQDRVTKLETDGVITGYFTDYSLGQPGLISALLFIKIAIRPCNQALDWLASLKGVQEVQSLSGDIDAIARCLVPTPRDLTDLNDKVGVSNMITSSISSIVLETRK
- a CDS encoding MFS transporter; amino-acid sequence: MTISHTTNPPSTSPLLAFVLLALVQAVLIFTITLIAVPLPHIGTEFGLNTSELILLQVSYGLPYSGLLLLGGGLSDRFGGTPVLHIGLWGFGLSSLGAALSPSFEVLVGMRAMQGIAAAMIAPAAVTHVAALYPNAQDFDRAMARWGGISVLGAAAGVVLSGVLTTWISWRWMFAVPCVTALVALTLRGRIFPVLSARAPRGRLDILGAIFALLAFTSGGYALSMGSEHNWLSLSVAGFGTLAVLAVVAFVWRERRAKLPLLPPDFFDDRRRVIGSLGIMLAAASMALVTFILALYLQGGPEWSPLATAMALTPYLAVLILGNGPAGWAVLRFGANRTMVIGLGLLAVALGLLSGFGPDYLQQILPGLIILPAGTSLMFAASAVLLTQDITPERMGLAAGVMNTAMELGPTVGMAGFLTLTALRPELDDGWSLALIASAGTAFVIALYAAFGQKVRKNG
- a CDS encoding helix-turn-helix domain-containing protein, whose translation is MLDISELSRRTGFPASKLRYYEEVGLIRSIGRKGLKRLFEEEVTTRLALIALGQTAGFSLAEIRALIGVEGQPDLDRSALGQKADMLDSQIQELAALRDGIRHIMNCSAEHHLDCPRFRRILRVAMKRKA
- a CDS encoding SDR family oxidoreductase is translated as MPKLTGKTALVTGAARGIGAAIAHAFLHEGAEVIVTDINVEVGQATADSMGATFARLDVASEADWTAITEHFPTLDVLVNNAGVTGLEGPFDGPPPAHDPENAQLADWHAVHAINLDGTFLGCRYAIRAMRRKGAGSIINISSRSGLVGVPMAAAYASSKSAIRNHTKSVALYCASQGLKIRCNSIHPAAIMTPMWEPMLCNGPDREKREAAMVADTPMRRFGTPEEVAAIAVLLASDDAAYMTGAELTVDGGILAGSAATPGS